A stretch of the Papaver somniferum cultivar HN1 chromosome 6, ASM357369v1, whole genome shotgun sequence genome encodes the following:
- the LOC113287858 gene encoding uncharacterized protein LOC113287858 has translation MHMMGIERILSSEHDHLKQENSTADSFVVDIDNLSQVTLHDIDHHHQHHRDINTPPNSNTNFQRSLSRKVSSQRGVGNGGGGGGAENESSNKEIGFVNGDVCVSANKLMSTFVDLPQVVMASNVSSSVETTQNMININVNQKMVTVAAAESNNNSKLMKKRSHSKHHNQMKSSSQPRNWMMDPRRILFFFASLSSMGTIILIYFTLSIGKFSGDVSDA, from the exons ATGCATATGATGGGTATAGAAAGAATTTTGAGTTCTGAACATGATCACCTAAAACAAGAAAACTCAACCGCAGATAGCTTTGTCGTAGATATTGACAACTTATCTCAAGTCACTCTTCATGatattgatcatcatcatcaacatcatagaGATATCAATACTCCTCCAAATTCAAATACTAAT TTTCAGAGAAGCCTTTCCAGAAAAGTGTCATCCCAGCGTGGTgttggtaatggtggtggtggtggtggtgcagaAAATGAATCATCAAATAAAG AAATTGGTTTTGTCAACGGAGACGTATGTGTATCTGCAAATAAATTGATGAGCACCTTCGTTGATCTTCCACAAGTAGTGATGGCTAGTAATGTTAGTAGTAGCGTTGAGACCACACAAAATATGATAAATATCAACGTTAACCAAAAAATGGTCACGGTTGCTGCAGCCGAAAGCAATAACAATAGCAAGTTGATGAAGAAAAGATCACATTCTAAGCATCATAATCAGATGAAGTCATCTTCACAACCTCGGAATTGGATGATGGATCCGAGAAGGATACtttttttctttgcttcctt GTCAAGCATGGGAACAATAATACTGATATACTTTACACTCTCGATCGGGAAATTCAGTGGCGACGTGAGCGATGCTTGA
- the LOC113287860 gene encoding pyruvate, phosphate dikinase regulatory protein 1, chloroplastic-like isoform X1, with protein sequence MVSSISSTCSLNLLPKPTSCSLADPNSNPRKTQFIKNNLIPQINLHQNNHNEPDQHSYSSDDGVESDVSDSQPIRKLKPSTQLKRWSRARSIRSGRRFSIPLQLTSTESINTTTSDVNFQNDQNSISSSSTSSSMVEKSDSEDEMMEGKSIYMVSDGTGWTAEHSVGAALGQFEHCLVDRNCAVNTHLFSGIDDVERLMEIIKQAAKEGAMVVYTLADPAMAESAKQACDVWGIQSTDILSPITVAIAAHLGVSPSGIPRGAPGHHVPLSDKYFKRIEAIEFTIKQDDGALPQNLHKADIVLAGVSRTGKTPLSMYLAQKGYKVANVPIVMGIELPKTLFQVDRRKVFGLTINPVNLQTIRKTRAKTLGFGDTMTGNYSEMDHVRQELEIAGKIFAQNPTWPVIEVTGKAIEETAAVLLRLYHDRKQKCSMPRISKRY encoded by the exons ATGGTTTCCTCTATTTCTTCCACCTGCTCCTTAAACCTCCTTCCAAAACCTACCTCTTGTTCCCTTGCTGATCCAaattcaaaccctagaaaaacacaattcatcaaaaataactTAATTCCGCAAATCAATCTTCATCAAAACAATCACAATGAACCAGATCAACATTCTTATTCTTCTGATGATGGTGTTGAATCTGATGTGTCTGACTCGCAACCAATTCGTAAGCTGAAACCTAGTACGCAGCTAAAAAGATGGTCTAGAGCCAGATCGATTCGGTCTGGTCGAAGATTCAGTATACCTCTTCAACTTACTAGTACTGAATCCATTAATACCACAACAAGTGATGTAAACTTCCAAAATGATCAAAATTCTATCTCCTCTTCTTCTACTTCATCTTCAATGGTAGAGAAAAGTGACAGTGAAGATGAAATGATGGAAGGGAAATCAATCTATATGGTCTCTGATGGAACTGGATGGACTGCTGAACATTCTGTTGGTGCTGCTTTAGGTCAATTTGAACATTGCTTGGTTGATCGTAACTGTGCAGTTAATACCCATCTCTTCTCTGGG ATTGATGATGTGGAACGTTTGATGGAAATAATCAAGCAAGCAGCCAAAGAAGGTGCAATGGTTGTATATACTTTAGCTGACCCTGCAATGGCAGAGTCAGCTAAGCAAGCctgtgatgtatggggtattcAATCGACCGATATATTAAGTCCGATTACAGTGGCAATCGCTGCACACCTTGGTGTTTCCCCATCTGGTATTCCTCGTGGAGCTCCTGGTCACCATGTTCCATTAAGTGACAAATATTTCAAAAGAATCGAAGCCATTGAGTTcactatcaaacaagatgatGGTGCTCTACCCCAAAACCTTCACAAAGCTGATATTGTTCTTGCTGGTGTATCTCGCACGGGTAAGACACCATTGTCGATGTATTTGGCTCAAAAAGGATATAAGGTAGCAAATGTACCAATCGTGATGGGGATAGAATTGCCAAAGACGCTGTTTCAGGTAGATCGAAGGAAGGTTTTTGGCCTGACAATTAACCCTGTTAACTTGCAAACCattagaaaaacaagagcgaAAACTCTAGGATTTGGGGATACAATGACGGGTAACTACTCTGAGATGGATCATGTTAGACAGGAGTTGGAGATTGCTGGTAAAATTTTCGCACAAAATCCGACTTGGCCAGTAATTG AGGTGACAGGAAAAGCAATTGAAGAAACAGCGGCGGTTTTATTGAGGCTTTATCATGATAGGAAGCAGAAGTGTTCGATGCCGCGTATCTCAAAACGTTACTAG
- the LOC113287860 gene encoding pyruvate, phosphate dikinase regulatory protein 1, chloroplastic-like isoform X2 yields the protein MVSSISSTCSLNLLPKPTSCSLADPNSNPRKTQFIKNNLIPQINLHQNNHNEPDQHSYSSDDGVESDVSDSQPIRKLKPSTQLKRWSRARSIRSGRRFSIPLQLTSTESINTTTSDVNFQNDQNSISSSSTSSSMVEKSDSEDEMMEGKSIYMVSDGTGWTAEHSVGAALGQFEHCLVDRNCAIDDVERLMEIIKQAAKEGAMVVYTLADPAMAESAKQACDVWGIQSTDILSPITVAIAAHLGVSPSGIPRGAPGHHVPLSDKYFKRIEAIEFTIKQDDGALPQNLHKADIVLAGVSRTGKTPLSMYLAQKGYKVANVPIVMGIELPKTLFQVDRRKVFGLTINPVNLQTIRKTRAKTLGFGDTMTGNYSEMDHVRQELEIAGKIFAQNPTWPVIEVTGKAIEETAAVLLRLYHDRKQKCSMPRISKRY from the exons ATGGTTTCCTCTATTTCTTCCACCTGCTCCTTAAACCTCCTTCCAAAACCTACCTCTTGTTCCCTTGCTGATCCAaattcaaaccctagaaaaacacaattcatcaaaaataactTAATTCCGCAAATCAATCTTCATCAAAACAATCACAATGAACCAGATCAACATTCTTATTCTTCTGATGATGGTGTTGAATCTGATGTGTCTGACTCGCAACCAATTCGTAAGCTGAAACCTAGTACGCAGCTAAAAAGATGGTCTAGAGCCAGATCGATTCGGTCTGGTCGAAGATTCAGTATACCTCTTCAACTTACTAGTACTGAATCCATTAATACCACAACAAGTGATGTAAACTTCCAAAATGATCAAAATTCTATCTCCTCTTCTTCTACTTCATCTTCAATGGTAGAGAAAAGTGACAGTGAAGATGAAATGATGGAAGGGAAATCAATCTATATGGTCTCTGATGGAACTGGATGGACTGCTGAACATTCTGTTGGTGCTGCTTTAGGTCAATTTGAACATTGCTTGGTTGATCGTAACTGTGCA ATTGATGATGTGGAACGTTTGATGGAAATAATCAAGCAAGCAGCCAAAGAAGGTGCAATGGTTGTATATACTTTAGCTGACCCTGCAATGGCAGAGTCAGCTAAGCAAGCctgtgatgtatggggtattcAATCGACCGATATATTAAGTCCGATTACAGTGGCAATCGCTGCACACCTTGGTGTTTCCCCATCTGGTATTCCTCGTGGAGCTCCTGGTCACCATGTTCCATTAAGTGACAAATATTTCAAAAGAATCGAAGCCATTGAGTTcactatcaaacaagatgatGGTGCTCTACCCCAAAACCTTCACAAAGCTGATATTGTTCTTGCTGGTGTATCTCGCACGGGTAAGACACCATTGTCGATGTATTTGGCTCAAAAAGGATATAAGGTAGCAAATGTACCAATCGTGATGGGGATAGAATTGCCAAAGACGCTGTTTCAGGTAGATCGAAGGAAGGTTTTTGGCCTGACAATTAACCCTGTTAACTTGCAAACCattagaaaaacaagagcgaAAACTCTAGGATTTGGGGATACAATGACGGGTAACTACTCTGAGATGGATCATGTTAGACAGGAGTTGGAGATTGCTGGTAAAATTTTCGCACAAAATCCGACTTGGCCAGTAATTG AGGTGACAGGAAAAGCAATTGAAGAAACAGCGGCGGTTTTATTGAGGCTTTATCATGATAGGAAGCAGAAGTGTTCGATGCCGCGTATCTCAAAACGTTACTAG